A single Sulfurimonas aquatica DNA region contains:
- a CDS encoding sugar phosphate isomerase/epimerase family protein, translating to MKLENFKTMWGFEGDFETACIQAKEAGFEGIEGPSPQDQKERDYWKTCLEKYELEFIAEITTGGDYVPKRDHSVIEHISDVEIAIKNSLELNPRFMNCMGGCDAWEEEDSIIFFKSAIAIAKSYDIEISFETHRSRSLFTPWVTRRMTKAIPEMKLTLDISHWCVVAERLMDTEMDTIKAIAPNVHHFHARVGYAQGPQVPHPAAPEYQKALQSHQECWELAWDSQKAKGMKISTMTPEFGPDGYLHTLPFTNAPIADLWEINCWMAETQKKHFNDYTKY from the coding sequence ATGAAACTTGAAAATTTTAAAACTATGTGGGGATTCGAAGGTGACTTTGAGACAGCTTGTATTCAAGCGAAAGAAGCTGGCTTCGAAGGTATAGAAGGACCATCGCCACAAGATCAAAAAGAACGTGATTATTGGAAAACCTGTTTAGAAAAATATGAGCTAGAATTTATTGCTGAGATTACAACAGGTGGTGATTATGTACCTAAGAGAGACCATAGTGTAATAGAACATATTAGCGATGTGGAAATAGCTATTAAGAACTCTCTAGAACTAAACCCACGTTTTATGAACTGCATGGGTGGCTGTGATGCATGGGAAGAAGAGGATAGTATTATATTTTTTAAATCAGCAATTGCAATAGCAAAAAGTTATGACATAGAAATCTCTTTTGAAACTCATCGTAGTCGTTCTTTATTTACACCTTGGGTTACTAGACGTATGACTAAAGCAATACCAGAGATGAAATTGACTTTAGATATTAGTCACTGGTGTGTAGTTGCAGAACGTCTTATGGATACAGAGATGGATACAATTAAAGCAATAGCACCAAATGTTCATCATTTTCATGCTCGTGTTGGTTATGCTCAAGGTCCCCAAGTGCCACATCCCGCAGCACCTGAGTATCAAAAAGCTCTACAATCTCATCAAGAGTGCTGGGAGTTAGCCTGGGATTCTCAAAAAGCAAAGGGAATGAAAATCTCTACAATGACACCTGAATTTGGACCAGATGGCTATCTACATACACTACCATTTACAAATGCACCTATTGCTGATTTATGGGAAATCAACTGTTGGATGGCAGAGACACAAAAGAAGCATTTTAATGACTATACTAAATATTAA